The Methanocella arvoryzae MRE50 DNA window AGGAAAATCTAATTATTCAACACAGCACCGTGTCGCCGTGGTGAATAATTGGAGAGTTACGCAGATATTTCTCTTCTCACCCGTGAGGGCCGCGGGTGGTAGTTTTCATCCTGCGCAGCCAACGATCATTGGTGGTATTATGGCTGACAAGCCTTTCACGCTGGTTATTTTCACATCCATGTCGGGACACACGGAGGCGCTGGCCCGGGCGATAGCGGAGGGCGCCGGGTCGCTGAGGAATACGACCGCTGAGGTGAAGCGGGCGAGGGACGTCACTCCGGACGACATCGGGCGGGCCTCGGCGCTGGCCTTCGGGTCGCCGACGTACTTCAGCTACATGAGCGGGGAGCTGAAGATGCTGTTCGACGAGTTCCTGCCGTATAAAGAAAGGTTCCAGGGCAAGCCAGTGATCGCCTTCGCTACGGGCGAAGGCGGGCAGTCGAAGTGTATCGAGAGCATCGAGGGCATACTGGAGTCGTTCGGGGTCGACATGGTGCACAGGTCGGACATTCTGACTGCAGGGCTTGCGGTGCAAGGCATGCTGGACCAGAAAGCGAAGAACGAGGCTGTGAATGCAGGTAAAAAGCTGGCTGATGCCGGGGTTTGCTTCGCATGCCGGAAGGCGACCGAGGAGCAGGGTGTCACGATCGGAGGGGAGAAGCCGACTATGTGACCTTGGTGGTTTCTGTCCGCCCTATTTTCTGATCGCCAGGTACACGATGAAGCCCATAGCGACAACCGTGATTAATAAAACTCCGATCGTCAGGACCGAGTTTCCGCCGGGCAGAGTACTGCTGACAGGCGTACTAGTAGCCTGTTCCGAAGGAGCAAGCTCAACCGGCACGGTTGCCGCCGGCTGTTCAGACGCAACAGGTTTCAGTTCAGTATTGTTAATAGCTTGCTGAGACTGCTCCTGGCCAGTGTTGAATTTGAAATCAAGCTTCGATACTCCCTGTTTCGTACATTTATAGATGTTTCCATCACGGTCGACCATCGAGGAGCCACTGATCAGCACGATATCTTTAACCGGCACACGCCACGGCCTATTAACATCCTCAAGCGAACCATCGCCTATCTGCCCCCCATAATTAGCCCCCCAGGACCACACACTGCCATCACCGCAAAGAGCGACAGAATGGCCGTTACTTACGTCAATAGCTACCACGTCAGCTAATCCGGGAACCTGAACCGGAGTACGGGTATTATAGCAATCAGGAGTATCATAGGCTGAAGAGTTAATGCCCAGCGCCCCACGCCAGTCACTACCCCACGCCCACACAGACCCATCGTTCTTTAACAGGAGCGCATGGCTCCCCCCGATGGAAAGGGACTTGACATCAGTAAAGCCCGGGACTAAAACAGGCGTCCTCGCGACACCGACTTTATACCCATGTTGGGATGACAACACCGAACTTCCAGCGCCCCACGCCCACACGGTCCCGTCGTTCTTCACCGCAAACCCATTTTGGCATCCTGTAGCGATAGCCTTTACATCACTCAAGCCTTCGACCTGTACAGGAGATGAAGCATAGCTAAAATCCCCCATGGGAATTGCTTCGGTCCCCAGTTGTCCACGATCGTTCATGCCCCACGCCCATACTGTCCCATCATCTTTTAATGCCAGAGCGGTCTGTGGCGAGGCTGCAATAGCAATGACATTTGTTAAGCCCGGAACCGGCTCAGGTTTCCAGAAGTCGTCGGAAGCGTCATACGCAGTGGGTATCCCCCTGCCAAGCCCGCCTCCTGTATTACTGCCCCAGGCCCAGACTGTGCCGTCGGACTTCAGTGCCAATGACGTTGAACATAACCTGGCAGATACTGCCGTGATATCCGACAGGCCGGCAACCATCACAGGACAATTAGCATCGATGTTATTTTCATGGATGTCAGGGCTGCACTGACCGTAAGAGTTACTTCCCCACGCCCACACCGTCCCATTGGAGAGAACTACCAGTTCATGGATATCGCTTGTACTAATATCCACGATATCGTCGGACGGGGCTGCTGTACAGCAAGATACAGAACTTAACGTGAACACGATTAATAGCAGTAGGGAACACCCGATTCTCGTCCTGTTGTAGTTACAATCGATCTTTATAAGTCAATCCCCCTAAATCACTTTCAAATATCATCCCTACTGAACAACCAGCTAGATATCAACACTAAAAGTAGTATCTCTACGATCATTAAAATTATCAGAGGAAGCGAGCCGTGTAGCCAGGACTCGAATGAACATACTGTCTCAAATATAAATGCTTTCCCATCTGCTTCGAGTACCGTAATGTATAATTGTTTTGGTACGACGTACCGTACGATCCCTCGCAATGACTCGGGGGGTACAAAATACCATTCCAAACATAAAAATGCCCCAGAGTATATTAGTACTGAAAGCAAATTTTTAAACAATACGCCGATCAGCATCGAAATACCCAAAGTCATCTCACAGGAAAGAAATAGTACAAATATGTATGAGGATACCCGGAGAATCAGATCCTCGGTGGAGAACGGGGCCCGGTACAGTATGATTTGCGTCGATACGCATAGTAATATTAAAGTAATAATGATAAATAACAGCAGTAAAGATAAGCCCAAATATTTTCCCATAAAGATATCTCTTCTGTAAAGTGGCTTAGGTATCAATATCCTCAAAGACCCGTTCGTCCGCTCTTCCGTGATAGTCAGCAATCCGATAAACAAGGAGAGAATGGACATTAAAATTGATGTTTCGAAAAGCGGATTACTCATTCCTACAGAGAAAAAATGATCATTGCCATCATCTACATGCAGATCAATCCCCGGGATAATAATGGCATTGGCGGCGGCGTTGAGTAGTATTATAAACATAATTAAACCGGTAATGCAGAGCACTAGCGGTTCCCTCAGCGTATCCTGCATCTGGTGACATGCGACCATCAGCATTTCTTTCATGAGATATCCCTCCGGATGAACATGGTATAACATAAAAACATGAGAATAACTACGAAAAGTAAAAGTCTGGTCATGTCCCCCCAGCAAGAGCTTAAAACACTATCTATATCGACAGAAGCATCAAATAGCCCACTGGAGACCAAGCTTGAGAGTGATGTTGACGGAGAAAAGTTACGGATGTGATCATATAAGCCATTGTCGCCAAGAATAGTTACAATATTACAGGCAAAACTGACCGATGGCTCGATCACATCGAGGAATATAAACATAACCATCGTAGATAGCAGTGCAACTCCTGGCCTCCTTATCAGAATTGAAAGTAAAATGGAGAGAGCCATGTAAAACATGGCATCCAGAACTACCACAATTAAAACAATTGGCAGCCGTAAAACATAATCATACAAAGCACTGCCCACGGCATCGCCCCCTAAGATGAGCAATACCGCAGTATAAATGGCGATTACAAGGCAAAACACCATCATGAGAAAAATCATACATGCAAGCATTTTCCCATTGATAATAGTATCCCGGAACACAGGCTTGGTAACTAACGTATTAAGGGCCTTACCAGTTTTTTCGACCGACATCGAGAAAAACCCAATCACTATAGCAAAAATGCTACCATATGACATTATATCATAGGATAGCTGATTTAGCATGACACCTGAAACTTCTACTTTTTCTGTAGACGGCCGTATTTGATCCAGGGTATACATGGACGACAAAACAATCACGCACATAAATGCTAAAATTATAGTAATGACACTACCGTTACCTATCAACTCATAAAAATCTTTCATTGCAATAGTAAATATGTTGGACATAACAATACCGAAAAATAATAAAAGAAAAGTTTAGTTTAACCTAGTAGTCATTGGATCTGTTTCAGTATTACTCGACATGTATTTATGAGTCCTCACGACATTAAGATTATCTCCCCACAGCTGCCATGATACTTCCGTACCATAACTATCCCGGTAACCAAGTGTATACTCCGTGGCCGTGTAGGTGTTCCCACTATATTTTATATAGGACTTAACATTTTGACTTGGCGCATATGAACAATAGTGGTGTTTAAAATCGTACCAGTTGAGATGATCTCCGCTGTTAAAATTAACTTCCTGATAACTCGAATTTGAAGTCCATTTAGCAATATTATCCGTGTCAAGACGAGATTGGGCACTCAATATACCAACATCGCTCGCATATGCGGGTGCTACCATTGCGATCATAAGACCGCACAGTACCAAAGGTAT harbors:
- a CDS encoding flavodoxin family protein, whose protein sequence is MADKPFTLVIFTSMSGHTEALARAIAEGAGSLRNTTAEVKRARDVTPDDIGRASALAFGSPTYFSYMSGELKMLFDEFLPYKERFQGKPVIAFATGEGGQSKCIESIEGILESFGVDMVHRSDILTAGLAVQGMLDQKAKNEAVNAGKKLADAGVCFACRKATEEQGVTIGGEKPTM
- a CDS encoding RCC1 domain-containing protein → MFTLSSVSCCTAAPSDDIVDISTSDIHELVVLSNGTVWAWGSNSYGQCSPDIHENNIDANCPVMVAGLSDITAVSARLCSTSLALKSDGTVWAWGSNTGGGLGRGIPTAYDASDDFWKPEPVPGLTNVIAIAASPQTALALKDDGTVWAWGMNDRGQLGTEAIPMGDFSYASSPVQVEGLSDVKAIATGCQNGFAVKNDGTVWAWGAGSSVLSSQHGYKVGVARTPVLVPGFTDVKSLSIGGSHALLLKNDGSVWAWGSDWRGALGINSSAYDTPDCYNTRTPVQVPGLADVVAIDVSNGHSVALCGDGSVWSWGANYGGQIGDGSLEDVNRPWRVPVKDIVLISGSSMVDRDGNIYKCTKQGVSKLDFKFNTGQEQSQQAINNTELKPVASEQPAATVPVELAPSEQATSTPVSSTLPGGNSVLTIGVLLITVVAMGFIVYLAIRK
- a CDS encoding ABC transporter permease produces the protein MKEMLMVACHQMQDTLREPLVLCITGLIMFIILLNAAANAIIIPGIDLHVDDGNDHFFSVGMSNPLFETSILMSILSLFIGLLTITEERTNGSLRILIPKPLYRRDIFMGKYLGLSLLLLFIIITLILLCVSTQIILYRAPFSTEDLILRVSSYIFVLFLSCEMTLGISMLIGVLFKNLLSVLIYSGAFLCLEWYFVPPESLRGIVRYVVPKQLYITVLEADGKAFIFETVCSFESWLHGSLPLIILMIVEILLLVLISSWLFSRDDI
- a CDS encoding ABC transporter permease translates to MKDFYELIGNGSVITIILAFMCVIVLSSMYTLDQIRPSTEKVEVSGVMLNQLSYDIMSYGSIFAIVIGFFSMSVEKTGKALNTLVTKPVFRDTIINGKMLACMIFLMMVFCLVIAIYTAVLLILGGDAVGSALYDYVLRLPIVLIVVVLDAMFYMALSILLSILIRRPGVALLSTMVMFIFLDVIEPSVSFACNIVTILGDNGLYDHIRNFSPSTSLSSLVSSGLFDASVDIDSVLSSCWGDMTRLLLFVVILMFLCYTMFIRRDIS